Proteins encoded by one window of Streptomyces sp. ALI-76-A:
- a CDS encoding ABC transporter ATP-binding protein, whose translation METTAWTQLHSVMNAEQERRPLARATLRRIGVFARPHRRRIARFVALGVVTALLAVATPVLAGRVVNAIVSGDDEGTVVRLALLIALIAVAEAALGILGRRLSATLGEGLILDLRTAVFDHVQRMPVAFFTRTRTGALVSRLNNDVIGAQRAFSNTLSGVVSNLVTLVLTLVVMLTLSWQITLLALVLLPVFVIPARRMGTRMARMQREAATLNAAMGTRMTERFSAPGATLVKLFGRPEQESEEFAERARRVRDIGVRTAMAQSVFITALTLVSALALALVYGLGGWFALRGTLDAGAVVALALLLTRLYAPLTALAGARVEVMSALVSFERVFEVLDLTPLIEEKPDAREVPDGPVSVEFDDVRFGYPSADKVSLASLEEVASLDTRGGAEVLHGVSFRAEPGQTIALVGSSGAGKSTIAQLLPRLYDVDAGAVRVGGVDVRDLDARSLRGTVGMVTQDGHLFHDSVRANLLLARPTATEAELWDALRRARLDDLVRSLPDGLDTVVGERGYRLSGGERQRMTIARLLLARQRVVILDEATAHLDNTSEAAVQEALTEALEGRTAVVIAHRLSTVRSADLILVVEAGRVTERGTHAELLARDGRYAELYRTQFARRTADAPGIAAARLDGGPVRRDEVRLAPALPSPTPSAGTE comes from the coding sequence ATGGAGACCACAGCCTGGACACAACTGCACAGTGTCATGAACGCCGAGCAGGAGCGACGCCCCCTGGCCCGCGCGACACTGCGCCGTATCGGCGTCTTCGCCCGGCCGCATCGCCGCCGCATCGCGCGGTTCGTGGCCCTCGGGGTGGTGACCGCGCTGCTCGCCGTCGCGACCCCCGTCCTCGCCGGACGCGTCGTGAACGCGATCGTGTCGGGCGACGACGAGGGCACGGTCGTGCGCCTGGCCCTCCTCATCGCGCTGATCGCGGTCGCGGAGGCGGCACTCGGCATCCTCGGCAGGCGGCTGTCGGCGACGCTCGGGGAGGGGCTCATCCTCGATCTGCGGACGGCTGTGTTCGATCATGTGCAGCGCATGCCGGTCGCGTTCTTCACACGTACTCGTACGGGAGCGCTCGTCTCCCGTCTCAACAACGACGTCATCGGCGCCCAGCGCGCCTTCAGCAACACCCTGTCCGGAGTGGTCAGCAACCTGGTCACGCTGGTCCTGACCCTCGTCGTCATGCTCACGCTCTCCTGGCAGATCACCCTGCTCGCGCTGGTGCTGCTGCCGGTGTTCGTGATCCCGGCCCGGCGCATGGGCACCCGCATGGCCCGGATGCAGCGGGAGGCGGCGACGCTCAACGCGGCGATGGGCACCCGGATGACGGAACGCTTCTCCGCGCCGGGCGCCACCCTCGTCAAGCTGTTCGGCCGGCCCGAGCAGGAGTCCGAGGAGTTCGCGGAACGCGCCCGCCGGGTGCGTGACATCGGCGTACGGACGGCCATGGCCCAGTCCGTGTTCATCACCGCCCTGACCCTCGTGTCGGCCCTGGCGCTGGCCCTCGTCTACGGCCTCGGCGGCTGGTTCGCCCTGCGCGGCACCCTCGACGCGGGCGCCGTCGTGGCCCTCGCCCTGCTCCTGACCCGTCTGTACGCCCCGCTCACCGCACTCGCCGGTGCCCGCGTCGAGGTGATGAGCGCCCTCGTCAGCTTCGAGCGCGTCTTCGAGGTGCTGGATCTCACACCGCTCATCGAGGAGAAGCCGGACGCCCGCGAGGTCCCCGACGGCCCCGTCTCCGTCGAGTTCGACGACGTCCGCTTCGGCTACCCCTCCGCGGACAAGGTCTCCCTCGCCTCCCTGGAGGAGGTGGCGTCCCTCGACACCCGGGGCGGCGCGGAGGTCCTGCACGGTGTCTCGTTCCGCGCCGAGCCCGGGCAGACGATCGCGCTCGTCGGCTCGTCCGGCGCCGGCAAGTCGACGATCGCGCAACTGCTCCCGCGCCTGTACGACGTCGACGCGGGCGCCGTCCGCGTGGGTGGCGTCGACGTCCGCGACCTCGACGCCCGCTCGCTGCGCGGCACCGTCGGCATGGTCACCCAGGACGGTCACCTCTTCCACGACAGCGTCCGCGCGAACCTCCTGCTGGCCCGGCCCACGGCCACCGAGGCCGAGCTGTGGGACGCGCTGCGCCGCGCCCGCCTGGACGATCTCGTACGGTCCCTGCCCGACGGTCTCGACACCGTGGTCGGCGAACGCGGTTACCGCCTCTCCGGCGGCGAACGCCAGCGCATGACCATCGCCCGGCTGCTGCTGGCCCGCCAGCGCGTCGTCATCCTCGACGAGGCCACCGCCCACCTCGACAACACCTCCGAGGCGGCCGTCCAGGAAGCGCTGACCGAGGCCCTGGAGGGCAGGACGGCGGTCGTGATCGCCCACCGGCTGTCCACCGTGCGCAGCGCGGACCTGATCCTGGTCGTCGAGGCCGGCCGGGTCACGGAACGCGGCACCCACGCGGAGCTGCTGGCACGCGACGGCCGCTACGCCGAGCTCTACCGGACGCAGTTCGCACGCCGGACGGCCGACGCCCCGG